The Erinaceus europaeus chromosome 17, mEriEur2.1, whole genome shotgun sequence nucleotide sequence GGTAGTAGGTTAGAATTCCCACAGATAAGGAGTTGGTAGTAttacagtgggataagtgcaagTGAGTTTGAAACCTGCAACCCTACCCAGCAAAAGATCAGTTAGGTGAAATAAGACAGAATATTAAAGTGACTGGCACACATGAGGCCACATAAAGGTAGTATCATTCCCACCATTCTCATTGGGGgtgctttctttgtattttttgctGATATGTTAAGGCACCAATTCTAGAATTCACTTGGGACTTTAATGCTTAGAGGACTCTACTGTTTGTAGTGtccagattcttctttttttcttcttgtgataAAGGATAAGGAACAGAGAATGAGATAGACTgtaacaccactccaccacttgtcAAACTTCCCCCAGCCACCCAAGATGTTACCATGTGGTGACTTGTGCTGGCACCCTGGTAAGCCACCTGCTGTCCCCACCctgtgtggggctatgtgtaagcttgatagagcttagggagagctcccccatccctggattaaggtctgggaaagacacccactTGTAAGTCTCCCTTGCTGAGGTGAGCAATGGGGAGAAACCACATCTCTTATACTTAGCTCTTCCtttttgactctcaagcccacagaaacctccctacccctctccattaaccgcaggccacatggctgcctaccttaagattcatttactcaaagttcacctcaccttctgatcacagaggagaacacaccttatcatacactccatcatacacctcagaccccagacaagagaaattctcaactatatggcctttgatatccatcttctctctgtctctctctactggtttaacccctatgtttcttccaaatacctttggataattaagttgtttgCGTCATGGTGAATaagtgtcttgtatctcatcaattcctgtgatACCAGCCccataccataggggcaagctgacctttaagaaacctgtaatttctgacatatttgaataatgtccttagtttggttttctatttaaactcatgcccACCTGATAATAAAGGAGATTTGAGAACACATCAGTTATCTCCCGTGTCCCTGCTTTGTGTCAtcccttgagagagagagagaagggggggagggaaccAGTTGGATTAGCTTTCCTGTTGGTGTCACCCCACCTGAATGCCAACAACcctgccacttttttcttttctctagatgataggtgagagataagagagatggagagacaggatAGACCCCACAGCACATCTCCACTACTCcagaagccccacccccaccacacaaacTGTCCTCTATGGTGGCCTGGGACTCAGACCCAGGGTCTTAGACATGATAGCCTGTATACTCCACAGGTGAACCACCTGCTGACACCAGCTGATATGCTTTTTATttggaaaatgctttttttttataacaaGCTACCCAGTAAAAGTAATTTGCTACTAAAAAAGAGTGCTCACACTTGGTGGATTTTTCCCCCTAAACTTATTCCTTGCAGTATGATGCTGTCCGTGTAGAAGGTGATACAAGTTCAGAATGCCCCGATACACATACCATTACCATGAATGCACCTGGAAGGTAAAGCTGGGGGAAAGGAAATGGAAGTCAAAGAAGTGTAAATACTCCTTCAAGTGTGTGAATAGTCTCAAGGTATGTGCTGAACACTAAGCATTACAGTTACTTTGCAGTGGAAAGTATCTTTGAGAAACTGTCGAGGTTAGAGTAATTCCAATTTAGATTATTCTCAAGTTTTCTGTTTTGTAGTTGATATGAATAGTCATTTTGTATTGcttaattttttactttgttttaaatGGGTAATACTTGGCACataagactattttttttctgtttttattcaagGAAACTATTGTGGGAAATGTTACTCTTttgataaaatcttaaaaatatataagtagcACTTGTTTCTGAAAATAGTTGACTAGTTAACCTTAAGTCTGTATGAATTGAAAGATATTTTTGTGCAGTTCAtacatatgttttttaaaatttttatttttttatttattcattttgttgcccttgttattttgttgttgtagttattattgatgccatcgttgttggataggacagagagaaatggagagaggaggggaggacccagagggggagagaaagacagacacctgcagacctgcttcaccacctgtgaagtgactcccgtgcaggtggggagccaggggctcgaacctggatccttccactgctccttgtgcttagcgccacctgcgcttaacctgctgcgctactgcccaactcccacatataTGTTTTGTTCTTTGCTTGTGATTGCTTTCAAAGAAAGGGTATAAatgtgggatggggagatagcgtaataattatgcaaaagagactgtcatgtctgagactccaaagatctcaagttcactctccacaccactgtaagccagagctgagcagaagcaaaaagaagttgggggggggggtgacagtaTGTGTGTAAGGAGAGCGTATAAATGTAATACATTTTTGATTGTTGAGTATTTGGGGAAAACAGACTTGGTTACATAAGTAATTACGTCCTCGGGGgagactggtggtggcacacctgatttagtGCCCATTATCTCCAAGTGCAAGTgcgaggactcaggtttgagtccacattccccacctcaggggcacacttcacaagcagtgaagcacatatttctcccttcccttctctatctccccttcccctctcaatttctctctgtcttgtcaaactggggtaaaaaatgaatacaaaaaaaggccactggaagaggtggattagtagtgctgacactgaaccccagcaataaccctggggggaggTGAAAACTTCTTCCTCAGTAGATTTTATTGATAAGAGGGAGGGATGACTGGTGATTTTAGTTGTTTTCCTCtacttctgttccttttccatctTGGAGCTGTGGGTTATTGAAACTAGAGTCATTCTTGGGTACCATCTTTTGTCTTAGTGTGCTTGGGTCCTTGGAGTATCACTGCTGACCTTATTCTCTTGCTATGGCCCTCCTGGCATAGTCAACAGGGCAGGGACATGCATTACATAGTGTCCACAAGAGGCCAATGTCAGGGCACTTCCTTAGTGGTTTGACCTCTAGGTTTGCAAAGGAGACCTCCATTACACCAAGGTTACTTTGGGGAAGTTGGTAAGAAGCATTGCTATGTAAAGAGGAGTCAGAACTTTTGCTCAGTTGTCCACCCTGGACCTTGTGCAGAGTGCAGACACTGGAAAACGCTACCAGAATTAAGATTGGAGCTACTCCCATCCCTGATGTGGTGTGATAGGGCTGCTACAGGGCTCTGGAGGGAGAGCTCCCAAAGCCCACTGATGTCCTGAAGACCACATTCTTTAGCAGAAGGGCTGAGAAGCTGACTGAGGTGTAGGGGGAGCTTATGTCTTGTGAGTGTGAAAGCACACAGAGGAAGAGTCATTAAAAGTACTGATTTTGATTCAAAATCTTATGAtggtttaagaaaatagaaagcaagTTTCAAGCAGTTTTCTAGATAAGTACTTGTCACCAAGCCTCTGAGTTAAGTGTTTGTAATAAAATGTTACCATGCAGCCAGTATTTGAAAATGtcataacggggggggggggagcaggtggtggggcacctggctgagcacacacgctACCGtgtgcacggacctgggttcaagcccctcgtcccccccaccagcaaggggagagctttgcaagagctgaagtagagctacaggtgtctctgtctctctctcatctcccctctcaatttttctctatctctattcaatattaaataaataaaataaaataaatttatttaaaatgtcttaACTGGACTGTTAAGTCTCTTTATGTATCAGAAAGTGATGGTATATAAAATACTGGCTTGTATTTTGGAAGAATGTTGTATGGAGAAATGGTCAAGTGGCTTACCCTGTTTTTGATTTCTAAAATACTcatattttttcctcatttttattttataggaaggTCACAGCCAGCCACTGTTTGAGGTTCAGTTTAACTGGCGCAGTAAAGGTGGGGATCCATTAGTGTTCACAACAGTATGTAGCAAAAGAGTAAGTCTTCCTGGATGTGAGCTGGTAGATGCAGGTGTGTGCATAAATACTGAATTGTGATGTTTTTGAAGTTTATGTAGTTGGCTTGGCTGTTTTTTTGTATAAAGTtacgggctgaggagacagcaaaatgattatacaaaaggcaTTCATCCCTGACTCTTTAAGGACCCAGATAGAAACCCCAGCATCACccatagctagagctgagcagtgctttggtcttggaGTATCAGTTATTGATtaagtaaatttaaatttaaaaatatatatgattaggCCAAGAGATTCTCCTTCCTGGTGCTgggctgtggcatacctggtagagcgtaCTGTATAAGGACCCTGATCCAATTCgccaacccccacctacagggggaaaagcttcatgagtgtggaaactgtgctgcaggtgtgtttatctcccctttcctcttaatttctgtctctttccactaTAACTTTTAttgattctattttctatttttaccagagcactgttcagctctggtttacggtggtgcaggacattggaacctcagacatgagagtctctttgcatagccattatgctgtctgcctccaccctaaataaaaattttaagaatatttatttgtttattaatgagagagataacccGATTATCACAGTCATATGCataccaggattgaactcagcacctcttgcctgaggtcccaaggctttagccactgtgccatctctcaggctagttttttaaaattgtccTAGCAAAGCTAGTATTAATGACTAAACATCATTTCTTTCATATTTCTCTGGATTTTCATGAGAGGTTTTTGTTCCTCTCATATTCTTTTTCATATCTGTAGAATTGTAAGCCTTTTGCTTTCTaagttttaaagtattttttatcatttatagaatggaaaaattggcaagaccataggataaaaggggtacaattccacacagttaccaccaccagaactctgtattgcatccccttccttgaagacttccctattctttatctctctggtaatatggacccaggatcattatggggtgtagaaggtggaaggtctggcttctgtaattgtttcacaGGGGTGGAGATTCATACTTTCAGCCTATCATGAAagagatttttatattttattattttggtaggggttagatagcatgattatgtctgaggctctgaagtcccaggttcagtccctgtgccaccataagccagagataatcagtactctggtatatatatatatatatatatatattattgctagttttttttttaccatgtgcagggtacaatccccagtccccacctgcagggggaagctttacaagctatGAAGTAGTGATCCATGTCTCTCTTTACCCTaacctgtcctcttcctctcaatttctctgtcctatcaaataaataaagggggggaggagtgtgtgtgcacaagacCAAAGAACTGAAGCtacttcattgtggtgggggcacAGCAGCTCGCcatccaagtgagcaatttttatccttgaatatgtgttgtgtgtatttgaagagaatgtgtattccaagttTTTGGGgttaagagctctgaaaatgtccaagagttctagtctgtcaatctcttcatttaattctcttttttctttgttgattctgtgatttgttgatctgtctaagtgtgagaatggggtgttaaagtctcccactattattgtattactattgttgtgtttttgaagttctttgagaaggtgtttgattatatagatggtccttcattgggtgcataaatgttagtaattgttataccttcttggctgattggtcctttaatcattatgtaatcaccttgcctatcttttattactttatttaatttaaaatctattgtttctgagatgagaatggctgttcctgccttttttttttttttgtattccattagcctgtaggatagttttccatccttttactttaagtctgtgtttgtcttgttgggtcaagttggattcttgcaagcagcatatggttgggttatgttttctgacccatcatcccactctgtgccttttgatgagtgagtttaagccattgacatttactgatattatggatttaatgtgttgtagtcccattgttcaacaagtttttatatgatatgttgcaagtattatagtgatgttcttgtttgtaagaggtttttagaacctctttcagggccagtttggtgatagttgcatcctttaactgttgtttgttgagaaggttttgatgactccatctagtttgaatgaaagtctagctggatatattatccttggttgaaaccctttttcattcagggctcgatagatatcttgccattctcttctggcctttagagtttgggtagagaagtctgctgatcgtcttataggttttcccctgcatgtgattttttgtttttctcttacagcctgtaggatcctttctttatccttacttcttttcattgtgactataatgtgtcttggtgtattcaggtctgggttgattctgtttgggactctttgagcctcttggatcttaatgtcctttctgttgttcaggtctgggaagttttcttatataatttcttctagaatgcttgcttccccttcctctctttcttcctctggcaggcaaaCTATGCAAAtgatacttcttttgagatcatcccatgtgtctctgttgttgttttcagtgtctctcaatctctttttgagctctttcaactatttattatttttctctaactcatcctctgtctgactaattctgttttctgcttctgctagtctgctttcccttccctcggctgctttcttcattatagctatttcagctttcagttctctaattgcctcaaggtagttagtattttccttgagggtctcatctcttGATTCCCTAAAGTGCTATTCCTTTCATCCAaagctgttttcatttctgtgattactaaatttattattgcttgcatgcttttttttttatctattgttacttctgtctgatttgtagtttcttcctggctcttgtcttcatttattgtattagcagttctatttgctcttgatctacccattttaatgtgttttttatttttatgttctgttgctcctcagttgctttgttttatgtacaagccacactatactaaatacccttatgacaaatgcaatcaccaccctcagaaattacagtagaaactaaagcaatgactgaagcagtataaccaataccagttagtcctacaatgtctccagttcaagaaaaaaatagcaaccaaatctaaatgaaaaagaaagagaaaggaaaaaagggatagcaggaatagacagttatgcaaatctactgtccactatagattctaggagtagcaagaggagaaggggaagtagagcagagacacacacaaagagagtccgctctgagtcagtcTTCTTCCCTGAAagtgttcacaaataagtatcagtgaattcacaaGGTAGAGGGAGGagcaagggagaaaggaagacagtgggaaaaaaagagagaaaagaaaagtaggaaaaagaaaaaaagtagtgaaaggagagttgtgtatatatattttttaattggcttgaatgtgggagaagggtgatagtgttaagaggaggtatgaaaagtgagacaagtttctctcacagtgggtggtaattcttgtcatctagcaatggaaagtatactaagagttaattttggtcac carries:
- the LOC132533722 gene encoding LOW QUALITY PROTEIN: polycomb protein EED-like (The sequence of the model RefSeq protein was modified relative to this genomic sequence to represent the inferred CDS: inserted 1 base in 1 codon; substituted 1 base at 1 genomic stop codon), encoding MSEGGVAVVVVVGSYMPATKKQKLSSNWNSNLNLSWDKNYDAVRVEGDTSSECPDTHTITMNAPGRXSWGKGXWKSKKCKYSFKCVNSLKEGHSQPLFEVQFNWRSKGGDPLVFTTVCSKRELCFGCMHRVKANSLLYCREET